The Streptomyces sp. NBC_01244 genome contains a region encoding:
- a CDS encoding MFS transporter — protein sequence MDPNATPSSTSTGTDGKVQGKEGRHGLALLVLASCQLMVVLDITIVNIALPHIQTALDFSTESLSWVVNAYTLTFGGLLLLGGRTGDILGRRRVFIFGVLLFGLASLLGGFAQNAGQLMAARALQGVGGAIASPTALALITTTFREGPERNRAFGVFAGVSAGGGAIGLLAGGVLVEWLNWRWVLFVNVPIALLIALVTPKVIRESARRPGHFDLAGALLSTLGMVALVYGFIRASQDGWLDGLTLGSFAAAVVLLTLFVINERRSPQPITPLHMFADRNRAGTYAIMLFFACAIFGMFFFLTLFVQNVLGFSPLRAGLAFLPVSAMIAVTAGITSQGLPKFGPKPFMVAGSLFSAAGLAWLTQTDIHSTYLGSILGPMLLFAAGMGMQFVSLTLMALSNVPDRESGAASGLLNAMQQVGGSLGLSILVTVFGTASRNEARDQAGSFLRTATPEQKLFFAKTKQYPKPWSDQVLTSGVSAAFVAAAAFTLVTALIALFVIQVRPSDLARLQGNHTPAAGSDPRGA from the coding sequence GTGGACCCGAACGCTACGCCGAGCAGTACCAGCACCGGGACCGACGGCAAGGTCCAAGGCAAGGAAGGCCGTCACGGACTAGCCCTGCTCGTGCTCGCCTCCTGCCAGCTCATGGTCGTTCTCGACATCACCATCGTGAACATCGCGCTGCCGCACATCCAGACCGCACTCGACTTCTCCACCGAGAGCCTGTCCTGGGTCGTCAACGCCTACACCCTCACCTTCGGCGGCCTGCTGCTCCTCGGCGGCCGCACCGGCGACATCCTCGGTCGGCGGCGCGTCTTCATCTTCGGCGTCCTCCTCTTCGGCCTGGCCTCGCTGCTGGGCGGGTTCGCCCAGAACGCCGGCCAGTTGATGGCCGCACGCGCCCTCCAGGGCGTCGGCGGCGCCATCGCCTCGCCGACCGCCCTCGCGCTGATCACCACCACCTTCCGCGAAGGACCCGAACGCAACCGGGCCTTCGGGGTCTTCGCCGGCGTCTCCGCCGGCGGCGGCGCGATCGGGCTGCTGGCCGGCGGGGTGCTCGTGGAGTGGCTGAACTGGCGCTGGGTGCTCTTCGTCAATGTCCCGATCGCCCTGCTGATCGCCCTGGTCACCCCGAAGGTGATCCGCGAATCCGCGCGCCGGCCCGGACACTTCGACCTCGCGGGCGCCCTGCTCTCCACCCTCGGCATGGTCGCCCTGGTCTACGGATTCATCCGCGCGTCCCAGGACGGCTGGCTGGACGGGCTGACGCTCGGCTCCTTCGCGGCGGCCGTGGTCCTGCTGACCCTCTTCGTCATCAACGAACGGCGCTCGCCCCAGCCCATCACCCCGCTGCACATGTTCGCCGACCGCAACCGGGCCGGCACCTACGCGATCATGCTCTTCTTCGCCTGCGCGATCTTCGGCATGTTCTTCTTCCTGACCCTGTTCGTGCAGAACGTGCTGGGGTTCAGCCCGCTGCGGGCCGGGCTCGCCTTCCTGCCGGTCAGCGCGATGATCGCGGTGACGGCGGGGATCACCTCCCAGGGGCTGCCCAAGTTCGGGCCCAAACCCTTCATGGTGGCCGGCTCGCTGTTCTCGGCCGCCGGACTGGCCTGGCTCACGCAGACCGACATCCACTCGACCTACCTGGGCAGCATCCTGGGCCCGATGCTGCTGTTCGCCGCCGGCATGGGCATGCAGTTCGTCTCCCTGACCCTGATGGCCCTCTCGAACGTCCCCGACCGGGAATCGGGTGCGGCCTCCGGACTGCTGAACGCGATGCAGCAGGTGGGCGGCTCGCTGGGCCTGTCCATCCTGGTCACGGTCTTCGGCACGGCCAGCCGCAACGAGGCCAGGGACCAGGCGGGCTCGTTCCTGCGCACCGCCACCCCCGAGCAGAAACTCTTCTTCGCCAAGACCAAGCAGTACCCCAAGCCCTGGAGCGACCAGGTCCTCACCTCGGGCGTCAGCGCCGCCTTCGTGGCGGCGGCCGCGTTCACCCTGGTCACGGCACTCATCGCACTCTTCGTCATCCAGGTGCGGCCCTCCGACCTCGCCCGCCTCCAGGGCAACCACACACCGGCGGCGGGCTCTGACCCCCGGGGCGCCTGA